One stretch of Pomacea canaliculata isolate SZHN2017 linkage group LG11, ASM307304v1, whole genome shotgun sequence DNA includes these proteins:
- the LOC112576075 gene encoding uncharacterized protein LOC112576075 isoform X2 has translation MAIRSRDSCRTRFRPQSWFWTIPRVISLLFLIFLKVSANNGKTTCSMPSVERLQDTVLICHFPEDLGLAKKDFTVYHYVNKNNPDAVLDCWWLGGKLDCFSKLGFSFSKTVSTHLSATVTKVNNTHEGSYACQVAGFGPSSLGTCEFKLKIGKDNRCNIIPDRPNQANLTCYFNEDVSKTQSNITVYRHTGTDEQSPVLNCWWDGQEPKCWVESGYQLFPHISSYLILRLPNGDSNYSCGHASSVSNSGDTKMCQMVKGKSYFSDKGSGRGETEETTLTIIIIAGITAGVVLIILGIFLLIILKRRKSAMNRGRQDDAAQQPMLGVPMANRSKEKKPKSKKARQLMTQQFSDYLLQSVTDMFPEIMTGCFFVPPVYFNTTRYTTTIVGDQVANIPQSPDARAVTHDKNVQRVLHCLRHWAEHRRENMFVVTQLEYEDYLNGDDTFAGHTLPKATDLDKKNKAIKCFDLMIIHRQHGVVLGVVVDVDLADDSRGDEEEDKTVLSDLSDAIQQLKKAEGVVSHVMSDLSQCLPIRKTLIFPLLSVSSLQRALEADVAMAEELRGILNVKIFKKSASEVSTDALQKISADRLQTPEHVDHSTSSLSSDHAIRKLDDSATTATADHTSIIKTFNDLKATILDNPIRACLCADHLSDLQNPSDVTQTVLEDLEQWWSVLTPSGSDDQQMNDDLYQKIISRVCGPATTPTFFMPGASEPVLLPKTLDQAVSLTGELFERLTLYPDMTDLLKEPRLFICGPPGTGKTTMLMLAGRSWLSEGHDVYILKTSESRLEQSLKMESSTRPSDDGVRGQVFVYSANIHDEKSRKSAIKEILKHSGQKAVHIIAYELECDTEDVKDLLENFLKVNNSQDCMWITLSRGSRGKAVCRTEIFTRPLRCPPAVVREASAILTQHFPDVKPYSPSGFPPPTDGPSVKHIYHAGHGHTKGQPRDCEHCANEVANFLTRIIRTSQSDSEEGKSDVTQKVRQEVRRQFSLHARDVMILFESDVDQTETTMLKKLKDAHIIVDVTAAPSAGDSDVTTAPSVGDSDVALAGEASRLCGEKRKVVVYVEDNVDNSGIWWTRVRGITSCSSQLIRVMNGKSGHKT, from the exons ATGGCCATCCGATCACGTGATAGCTGTAGAACTCGGTTTCGTCCTCAAAGCTGGTTCTGGACCATACCTCGAGTGATTAGCCTCTTATTTCTAATCTTTCTGAAAGTATCTGCCAATA ATGGCAAGACCACGTGCTCTATGCCTTCTGTTGAGCGTCTTCAGGATACTGTCCTGATATGTCACTTTCCCGAGGACCTCGGGCTCGCCAAGAAAGACTTCACGGTCTACCACTATGTTAACAAAAACAATCCTG atgccGTACTGGACTGTTGGTGGCTGGGTGGCAAATTAGACTGCTTTTCGAAGCTTGGGTTCAGCTTTAGTAAAACAGTCAGCACACATCTCAGCGCTACAGTCACCAAAGTGAATAACACTCATGAGGGTTCTTACGCCTGTCAAGTCGCAGGATTTGGACCCAGCTCCCTGGGAACCTGCGAATTCAAGTTAAAAATTG GAAAGGATAACAGGTGCAATATCATCCCGGATAGACCTAACCAAGCCAACCTGACCTGTTACTTCAACGAGGACGTCAGCAAAACCCAGAGCAACATCACTGTGTACAGACACACGGGAACTGATGAACAAA GTCCTGTGTTGAACTGCTGGTGGGATGGTCAAGAACCTAAATGCTGGGTAGAGTCGGGTTACCAGTTATTTCCACACATTTCATCTTATCTCATCCTACGTCTGCCTAATGGTGACAGCAACTACTCCTGTGGACACGCCAGTTCTGTGTCAAATTCTGGAGATACAAAAATGTGTCAAATGGTAAAAG gcaaaagttatttttcagaTAAAGGGAGTGGGAGAGGTGAAACAGAGGAGACCACTCTAACCATCATTATTATCGCAGGAATCACTGCCGGCGTCGTTTTGATAATTCTGGGAATTTTCCTTCTCATCATTCTGAAACGGAGAAA GTCAGCAATGAACAGAGGACGACAAGATGATGCAGCACAGCAACCTATGCTGGGAGTGCCCATGGCAAACAggagcaaagaaaagaaaccaaaa AGTAAGAAAGCTCGCCAGTTGATGACACAACAGTTTAGCGACTACTTGCTGCAAAGTGTCACAGACATGTTCCCTGAAATCATGACAGGCTGCTTCTTCGTACCACCCGTGTACTTCAACACCACCAGGTACACCACCACCATTGTGGGCGATCAGGTAGCGAACATTCCACAATCTCCTGACGCGCGTGCTGTGACGCACGACAAAAACGTGCAGCGCGTTCTGCACTGCTTACGTCACTGGGCGGAACACAGGCGCGAGAACATGTTCGTTGTGACGCAGCTTGAGTACGAAGACTACCTGAATGGCGATGACACCTTTGCAGGACACACACTGCCTAAAGCCACCGACCTCGATAAGAAAAACAaggcaataaaatgttttgacttgATGATCATTCATCGTCAGCATGGTGTTGTCCTCGGCGTTGTGGTAGACGTCGATCTTGCTGACGACAGTAGAGGAGACGAAGAGGAAGACAAGACTGTACTCAGTGATTTGTCAGACGCCATACAACAGCTGAAGAAAGCAGAAGGTGTtgtgagtcacgtgatgtcagaCCTAAGCCAGTGTCTTCCAATACGAAAGACCTTGatcttcccccttctctctgtctcatcaCTTCAGCGTGCGTTAGAGGCGGATGTCGCCATGGCCGAG GAGCTTAGAGGGATATTGAATGTTAAAATCTTCAAAAAGTCTGCGAGCGAAGTATCCACAGATGCCTTACAGAAAATATCTGCCGACAGACTTCAAACTCCCGAACACGTCGACCATTCCACCTCTAGTCTGTCATCTGATCATGCTATTAGAAAGCTCGACGATTCCGCCACTACAGCCACAGCTGACCACACCTCTATCATTAAAACCTTCAATGATCTCAAAGCTACCATACTTGACAATCCTATCCGAGCGTGCTTGTGTGCTGACCACCTCTCTGACCTCCAAAATCCAAGTGATGTCACGCAAACCGTTCTTGAGGACCTAGAACAATGGTGGTCGGTTTTGACGCCCAGCGGATCCGACGACCAACAAATGAATGATGATTTGTACCAGAAAATAATCAGCAG AGTGTGTGGACCTGCTACTACTCCTACGTTTTTTATGCCTGGTGCCAGTGAACCCGTCCTGTTGCCCAAGACCTTAGACCAGGCTGTGTCGTTGACAGGAGAACTGTTTGAGCGGCTGACACTGTACCCGGACATGACAGACTTACTCAAGGAACCCAGGCTCTTCATTTGTGGTCCGCCAGGAACTGGAAAAACGACGATGTTGATGTTGGCTGGAAGGTCATGGTTGTCAGAGGGTCATGATGTGTATATTCTCAAGACATCAGAAAGTCGATTAGAACAAAGTTTGAAGATGGAAAGCTCCACACGACCGTCAGACGATGGGGTGAGAGGacaagtttttgtttactcTGCTAACATTCATGACGAAAAGAGCAGAAAGTCTGCGATAAAAGAAATACTGAAACATTCAGGCCAGAAGGCAGTGCACATCATTGCTTATGAATTGGAGTGTGACAC AGAGGACGTAAAAGACTTACTAGAAAACTTTCTTAAAGTCAACAACAGTCAGGACTGCATGTGGATAACACTGTCACGTGGTAGTAGAGGCAAAGCCGTGTGTCGAACAGAGATCTTCACTAGACCTCTAAGATGTCCACCAGCTGTAGTGAGAGAAGCGTCAGCAATCTTAACTCAACATTTTCCTGATGTCAAACCCTACAGTCCTTCAGGTTTCCCACCTCCCACTGACGGACCTTCTGTGAAACACATTTATCATGCGGGTCACGGGCACACGAAAGGTCAGCCACGTGACTGTGAGCATTGCGCAAATGAAGTGGCAAACTTTCTGACTCGCATTATTCGCACTTCGCAAAGTG ATTCTGAAGAAGGCAAAAGTGACGTGACACAAAAGGTCAGGCAAGAGGTCAGGCGACAGTTCTCTCTCCACGCCAGGGATGTTATGATCCTCTTTGAAAGTGACGTGGACCAAACGGAAACTACAATGTTGAAAAAGCTTAAAGACGCCCATATTATTGTTGACGTCACCGCGGCACCCTCAGCAggtgacagtgacgtcaccacgGCACCTTCAGTAGGTGACAGTGACGTAGCATTGGCAGGGGAGGCAAGTCGGTTGTGTGGCGAGAAAAGAAAAGTCGTGGTGTATGTTGAGGATAATGTCGATAACTCGGGCATTTGGTGGACACGAGTGCGTGGTATTACCAGTTGTTCTTCGCAGCTGATCAGGGTTATGAATGGAAAGTCAGgtcacaaaacataa
- the LOC112576075 gene encoding uncharacterized protein LOC112576075 isoform X1: MAIRSRDSCRTRFRPQSWFWTIPRVISLLFLIFLKVSANNGKTTCSMPSVERLQDTVLICHFPEDLGLAKKDFTVYHYVNKNNPDAVLDCWWLGGKLDCFSKLGFSFSKTVSTHLSATVTKVNNTHEGSYACQVAGFGPSSLGTCEFKLKIGKDNRCNIIPDRPNQANLTCYFNEDVSKTQSNITVYRHTGTDEQSPVLNCWWDGQEPKCWVESGYQLFPHISSYLILRLPNGDSNYSCGHASSVSNSGDTKMCQMVKGKSYFSDKGSGRGETEETTLTIIIIAGITAGVVLIILGIFLLIILKRRKSAMNRGRQDDAAQQPMLGVPMANRSKEKKPKVKLSKKARQLMTQQFSDYLLQSVTDMFPEIMTGCFFVPPVYFNTTRYTTTIVGDQVANIPQSPDARAVTHDKNVQRVLHCLRHWAEHRRENMFVVTQLEYEDYLNGDDTFAGHTLPKATDLDKKNKAIKCFDLMIIHRQHGVVLGVVVDVDLADDSRGDEEEDKTVLSDLSDAIQQLKKAEGVVSHVMSDLSQCLPIRKTLIFPLLSVSSLQRALEADVAMAEELRGILNVKIFKKSASEVSTDALQKISADRLQTPEHVDHSTSSLSSDHAIRKLDDSATTATADHTSIIKTFNDLKATILDNPIRACLCADHLSDLQNPSDVTQTVLEDLEQWWSVLTPSGSDDQQMNDDLYQKIISRVCGPATTPTFFMPGASEPVLLPKTLDQAVSLTGELFERLTLYPDMTDLLKEPRLFICGPPGTGKTTMLMLAGRSWLSEGHDVYILKTSESRLEQSLKMESSTRPSDDGVRGQVFVYSANIHDEKSRKSAIKEILKHSGQKAVHIIAYELECDTEDVKDLLENFLKVNNSQDCMWITLSRGSRGKAVCRTEIFTRPLRCPPAVVREASAILTQHFPDVKPYSPSGFPPPTDGPSVKHIYHAGHGHTKGQPRDCEHCANEVANFLTRIIRTSQSDSEEGKSDVTQKVRQEVRRQFSLHARDVMILFESDVDQTETTMLKKLKDAHIIVDVTAAPSAGDSDVTTAPSVGDSDVALAGEASRLCGEKRKVVVYVEDNVDNSGIWWTRVRGITSCSSQLIRVMNGKSGHKT, translated from the exons ATGGCCATCCGATCACGTGATAGCTGTAGAACTCGGTTTCGTCCTCAAAGCTGGTTCTGGACCATACCTCGAGTGATTAGCCTCTTATTTCTAATCTTTCTGAAAGTATCTGCCAATA ATGGCAAGACCACGTGCTCTATGCCTTCTGTTGAGCGTCTTCAGGATACTGTCCTGATATGTCACTTTCCCGAGGACCTCGGGCTCGCCAAGAAAGACTTCACGGTCTACCACTATGTTAACAAAAACAATCCTG atgccGTACTGGACTGTTGGTGGCTGGGTGGCAAATTAGACTGCTTTTCGAAGCTTGGGTTCAGCTTTAGTAAAACAGTCAGCACACATCTCAGCGCTACAGTCACCAAAGTGAATAACACTCATGAGGGTTCTTACGCCTGTCAAGTCGCAGGATTTGGACCCAGCTCCCTGGGAACCTGCGAATTCAAGTTAAAAATTG GAAAGGATAACAGGTGCAATATCATCCCGGATAGACCTAACCAAGCCAACCTGACCTGTTACTTCAACGAGGACGTCAGCAAAACCCAGAGCAACATCACTGTGTACAGACACACGGGAACTGATGAACAAA GTCCTGTGTTGAACTGCTGGTGGGATGGTCAAGAACCTAAATGCTGGGTAGAGTCGGGTTACCAGTTATTTCCACACATTTCATCTTATCTCATCCTACGTCTGCCTAATGGTGACAGCAACTACTCCTGTGGACACGCCAGTTCTGTGTCAAATTCTGGAGATACAAAAATGTGTCAAATGGTAAAAG gcaaaagttatttttcagaTAAAGGGAGTGGGAGAGGTGAAACAGAGGAGACCACTCTAACCATCATTATTATCGCAGGAATCACTGCCGGCGTCGTTTTGATAATTCTGGGAATTTTCCTTCTCATCATTCTGAAACGGAGAAA GTCAGCAATGAACAGAGGACGACAAGATGATGCAGCACAGCAACCTATGCTGGGAGTGCCCATGGCAAACAggagcaaagaaaagaaaccaaaagTAAAACTG AGTAAGAAAGCTCGCCAGTTGATGACACAACAGTTTAGCGACTACTTGCTGCAAAGTGTCACAGACATGTTCCCTGAAATCATGACAGGCTGCTTCTTCGTACCACCCGTGTACTTCAACACCACCAGGTACACCACCACCATTGTGGGCGATCAGGTAGCGAACATTCCACAATCTCCTGACGCGCGTGCTGTGACGCACGACAAAAACGTGCAGCGCGTTCTGCACTGCTTACGTCACTGGGCGGAACACAGGCGCGAGAACATGTTCGTTGTGACGCAGCTTGAGTACGAAGACTACCTGAATGGCGATGACACCTTTGCAGGACACACACTGCCTAAAGCCACCGACCTCGATAAGAAAAACAaggcaataaaatgttttgacttgATGATCATTCATCGTCAGCATGGTGTTGTCCTCGGCGTTGTGGTAGACGTCGATCTTGCTGACGACAGTAGAGGAGACGAAGAGGAAGACAAGACTGTACTCAGTGATTTGTCAGACGCCATACAACAGCTGAAGAAAGCAGAAGGTGTtgtgagtcacgtgatgtcagaCCTAAGCCAGTGTCTTCCAATACGAAAGACCTTGatcttcccccttctctctgtctcatcaCTTCAGCGTGCGTTAGAGGCGGATGTCGCCATGGCCGAG GAGCTTAGAGGGATATTGAATGTTAAAATCTTCAAAAAGTCTGCGAGCGAAGTATCCACAGATGCCTTACAGAAAATATCTGCCGACAGACTTCAAACTCCCGAACACGTCGACCATTCCACCTCTAGTCTGTCATCTGATCATGCTATTAGAAAGCTCGACGATTCCGCCACTACAGCCACAGCTGACCACACCTCTATCATTAAAACCTTCAATGATCTCAAAGCTACCATACTTGACAATCCTATCCGAGCGTGCTTGTGTGCTGACCACCTCTCTGACCTCCAAAATCCAAGTGATGTCACGCAAACCGTTCTTGAGGACCTAGAACAATGGTGGTCGGTTTTGACGCCCAGCGGATCCGACGACCAACAAATGAATGATGATTTGTACCAGAAAATAATCAGCAG AGTGTGTGGACCTGCTACTACTCCTACGTTTTTTATGCCTGGTGCCAGTGAACCCGTCCTGTTGCCCAAGACCTTAGACCAGGCTGTGTCGTTGACAGGAGAACTGTTTGAGCGGCTGACACTGTACCCGGACATGACAGACTTACTCAAGGAACCCAGGCTCTTCATTTGTGGTCCGCCAGGAACTGGAAAAACGACGATGTTGATGTTGGCTGGAAGGTCATGGTTGTCAGAGGGTCATGATGTGTATATTCTCAAGACATCAGAAAGTCGATTAGAACAAAGTTTGAAGATGGAAAGCTCCACACGACCGTCAGACGATGGGGTGAGAGGacaagtttttgtttactcTGCTAACATTCATGACGAAAAGAGCAGAAAGTCTGCGATAAAAGAAATACTGAAACATTCAGGCCAGAAGGCAGTGCACATCATTGCTTATGAATTGGAGTGTGACAC AGAGGACGTAAAAGACTTACTAGAAAACTTTCTTAAAGTCAACAACAGTCAGGACTGCATGTGGATAACACTGTCACGTGGTAGTAGAGGCAAAGCCGTGTGTCGAACAGAGATCTTCACTAGACCTCTAAGATGTCCACCAGCTGTAGTGAGAGAAGCGTCAGCAATCTTAACTCAACATTTTCCTGATGTCAAACCCTACAGTCCTTCAGGTTTCCCACCTCCCACTGACGGACCTTCTGTGAAACACATTTATCATGCGGGTCACGGGCACACGAAAGGTCAGCCACGTGACTGTGAGCATTGCGCAAATGAAGTGGCAAACTTTCTGACTCGCATTATTCGCACTTCGCAAAGTG ATTCTGAAGAAGGCAAAAGTGACGTGACACAAAAGGTCAGGCAAGAGGTCAGGCGACAGTTCTCTCTCCACGCCAGGGATGTTATGATCCTCTTTGAAAGTGACGTGGACCAAACGGAAACTACAATGTTGAAAAAGCTTAAAGACGCCCATATTATTGTTGACGTCACCGCGGCACCCTCAGCAggtgacagtgacgtcaccacgGCACCTTCAGTAGGTGACAGTGACGTAGCATTGGCAGGGGAGGCAAGTCGGTTGTGTGGCGAGAAAAGAAAAGTCGTGGTGTATGTTGAGGATAATGTCGATAACTCGGGCATTTGGTGGACACGAGTGCGTGGTATTACCAGTTGTTCTTCGCAGCTGATCAGGGTTATGAATGGAAAGTCAGgtcacaaaacataa
- the LOC112576075 gene encoding uncharacterized protein LOC112576075 isoform X3: MAIRSRDSCRTRFRPQSWFWTIPRVISLLFLIFLKVSANNGKTTCSMPSVERLQDTVLICHFPEDLGLAKKDFTVYHYVNKNNPDAVLDCWWLGGKLDCFSKLGFSFSKTVSTHLSATVTKVNNTHEGSYACQVAGFGPSSLGTCEFKLKIGKDNRCNIIPDRPNQANLTCYFNEDVSKTQSNITVYRHTGTDEQSPVLNCWWDGQEPKCWVESGYQLFPHISSYLILRLPNGDSNYSCGHASSVSNSGDTKMCQMVKDKGSGRGETEETTLTIIIIAGITAGVVLIILGIFLLIILKRRKSAMNRGRQDDAAQQPMLGVPMANRSKEKKPKVKLSKKARQLMTQQFSDYLLQSVTDMFPEIMTGCFFVPPVYFNTTRYTTTIVGDQVANIPQSPDARAVTHDKNVQRVLHCLRHWAEHRRENMFVVTQLEYEDYLNGDDTFAGHTLPKATDLDKKNKAIKCFDLMIIHRQHGVVLGVVVDVDLADDSRGDEEEDKTVLSDLSDAIQQLKKAEGVVSHVMSDLSQCLPIRKTLIFPLLSVSSLQRALEADVAMAEELRGILNVKIFKKSASEVSTDALQKISADRLQTPEHVDHSTSSLSSDHAIRKLDDSATTATADHTSIIKTFNDLKATILDNPIRACLCADHLSDLQNPSDVTQTVLEDLEQWWSVLTPSGSDDQQMNDDLYQKIISRVCGPATTPTFFMPGASEPVLLPKTLDQAVSLTGELFERLTLYPDMTDLLKEPRLFICGPPGTGKTTMLMLAGRSWLSEGHDVYILKTSESRLEQSLKMESSTRPSDDGVRGQVFVYSANIHDEKSRKSAIKEILKHSGQKAVHIIAYELECDTEDVKDLLENFLKVNNSQDCMWITLSRGSRGKAVCRTEIFTRPLRCPPAVVREASAILTQHFPDVKPYSPSGFPPPTDGPSVKHIYHAGHGHTKGQPRDCEHCANEVANFLTRIIRTSQSDSEEGKSDVTQKVRQEVRRQFSLHARDVMILFESDVDQTETTMLKKLKDAHIIVDVTAAPSAGDSDVTTAPSVGDSDVALAGEASRLCGEKRKVVVYVEDNVDNSGIWWTRVRGITSCSSQLIRVMNGKSGHKT, encoded by the exons ATGGCCATCCGATCACGTGATAGCTGTAGAACTCGGTTTCGTCCTCAAAGCTGGTTCTGGACCATACCTCGAGTGATTAGCCTCTTATTTCTAATCTTTCTGAAAGTATCTGCCAATA ATGGCAAGACCACGTGCTCTATGCCTTCTGTTGAGCGTCTTCAGGATACTGTCCTGATATGTCACTTTCCCGAGGACCTCGGGCTCGCCAAGAAAGACTTCACGGTCTACCACTATGTTAACAAAAACAATCCTG atgccGTACTGGACTGTTGGTGGCTGGGTGGCAAATTAGACTGCTTTTCGAAGCTTGGGTTCAGCTTTAGTAAAACAGTCAGCACACATCTCAGCGCTACAGTCACCAAAGTGAATAACACTCATGAGGGTTCTTACGCCTGTCAAGTCGCAGGATTTGGACCCAGCTCCCTGGGAACCTGCGAATTCAAGTTAAAAATTG GAAAGGATAACAGGTGCAATATCATCCCGGATAGACCTAACCAAGCCAACCTGACCTGTTACTTCAACGAGGACGTCAGCAAAACCCAGAGCAACATCACTGTGTACAGACACACGGGAACTGATGAACAAA GTCCTGTGTTGAACTGCTGGTGGGATGGTCAAGAACCTAAATGCTGGGTAGAGTCGGGTTACCAGTTATTTCCACACATTTCATCTTATCTCATCCTACGTCTGCCTAATGGTGACAGCAACTACTCCTGTGGACACGCCAGTTCTGTGTCAAATTCTGGAGATACAAAAATGTGTCAAATGGTAAAAG aTAAAGGGAGTGGGAGAGGTGAAACAGAGGAGACCACTCTAACCATCATTATTATCGCAGGAATCACTGCCGGCGTCGTTTTGATAATTCTGGGAATTTTCCTTCTCATCATTCTGAAACGGAGAAA GTCAGCAATGAACAGAGGACGACAAGATGATGCAGCACAGCAACCTATGCTGGGAGTGCCCATGGCAAACAggagcaaagaaaagaaaccaaaagTAAAACTG AGTAAGAAAGCTCGCCAGTTGATGACACAACAGTTTAGCGACTACTTGCTGCAAAGTGTCACAGACATGTTCCCTGAAATCATGACAGGCTGCTTCTTCGTACCACCCGTGTACTTCAACACCACCAGGTACACCACCACCATTGTGGGCGATCAGGTAGCGAACATTCCACAATCTCCTGACGCGCGTGCTGTGACGCACGACAAAAACGTGCAGCGCGTTCTGCACTGCTTACGTCACTGGGCGGAACACAGGCGCGAGAACATGTTCGTTGTGACGCAGCTTGAGTACGAAGACTACCTGAATGGCGATGACACCTTTGCAGGACACACACTGCCTAAAGCCACCGACCTCGATAAGAAAAACAaggcaataaaatgttttgacttgATGATCATTCATCGTCAGCATGGTGTTGTCCTCGGCGTTGTGGTAGACGTCGATCTTGCTGACGACAGTAGAGGAGACGAAGAGGAAGACAAGACTGTACTCAGTGATTTGTCAGACGCCATACAACAGCTGAAGAAAGCAGAAGGTGTtgtgagtcacgtgatgtcagaCCTAAGCCAGTGTCTTCCAATACGAAAGACCTTGatcttcccccttctctctgtctcatcaCTTCAGCGTGCGTTAGAGGCGGATGTCGCCATGGCCGAG GAGCTTAGAGGGATATTGAATGTTAAAATCTTCAAAAAGTCTGCGAGCGAAGTATCCACAGATGCCTTACAGAAAATATCTGCCGACAGACTTCAAACTCCCGAACACGTCGACCATTCCACCTCTAGTCTGTCATCTGATCATGCTATTAGAAAGCTCGACGATTCCGCCACTACAGCCACAGCTGACCACACCTCTATCATTAAAACCTTCAATGATCTCAAAGCTACCATACTTGACAATCCTATCCGAGCGTGCTTGTGTGCTGACCACCTCTCTGACCTCCAAAATCCAAGTGATGTCACGCAAACCGTTCTTGAGGACCTAGAACAATGGTGGTCGGTTTTGACGCCCAGCGGATCCGACGACCAACAAATGAATGATGATTTGTACCAGAAAATAATCAGCAG AGTGTGTGGACCTGCTACTACTCCTACGTTTTTTATGCCTGGTGCCAGTGAACCCGTCCTGTTGCCCAAGACCTTAGACCAGGCTGTGTCGTTGACAGGAGAACTGTTTGAGCGGCTGACACTGTACCCGGACATGACAGACTTACTCAAGGAACCCAGGCTCTTCATTTGTGGTCCGCCAGGAACTGGAAAAACGACGATGTTGATGTTGGCTGGAAGGTCATGGTTGTCAGAGGGTCATGATGTGTATATTCTCAAGACATCAGAAAGTCGATTAGAACAAAGTTTGAAGATGGAAAGCTCCACACGACCGTCAGACGATGGGGTGAGAGGacaagtttttgtttactcTGCTAACATTCATGACGAAAAGAGCAGAAAGTCTGCGATAAAAGAAATACTGAAACATTCAGGCCAGAAGGCAGTGCACATCATTGCTTATGAATTGGAGTGTGACAC AGAGGACGTAAAAGACTTACTAGAAAACTTTCTTAAAGTCAACAACAGTCAGGACTGCATGTGGATAACACTGTCACGTGGTAGTAGAGGCAAAGCCGTGTGTCGAACAGAGATCTTCACTAGACCTCTAAGATGTCCACCAGCTGTAGTGAGAGAAGCGTCAGCAATCTTAACTCAACATTTTCCTGATGTCAAACCCTACAGTCCTTCAGGTTTCCCACCTCCCACTGACGGACCTTCTGTGAAACACATTTATCATGCGGGTCACGGGCACACGAAAGGTCAGCCACGTGACTGTGAGCATTGCGCAAATGAAGTGGCAAACTTTCTGACTCGCATTATTCGCACTTCGCAAAGTG ATTCTGAAGAAGGCAAAAGTGACGTGACACAAAAGGTCAGGCAAGAGGTCAGGCGACAGTTCTCTCTCCACGCCAGGGATGTTATGATCCTCTTTGAAAGTGACGTGGACCAAACGGAAACTACAATGTTGAAAAAGCTTAAAGACGCCCATATTATTGTTGACGTCACCGCGGCACCCTCAGCAggtgacagtgacgtcaccacgGCACCTTCAGTAGGTGACAGTGACGTAGCATTGGCAGGGGAGGCAAGTCGGTTGTGTGGCGAGAAAAGAAAAGTCGTGGTGTATGTTGAGGATAATGTCGATAACTCGGGCATTTGGTGGACACGAGTGCGTGGTATTACCAGTTGTTCTTCGCAGCTGATCAGGGTTATGAATGGAAAGTCAGgtcacaaaacataa